The following proteins are encoded in a genomic region of Jaculus jaculus isolate mJacJac1 chromosome 13, mJacJac1.mat.Y.cur, whole genome shotgun sequence:
- the LOC101617181 gene encoding LOW QUALITY PROTEIN: uncharacterized protein LOC101617181 (The sequence of the model RefSeq protein was modified relative to this genomic sequence to represent the inferred CDS: substituted 1 base at 1 genomic stop codon): MSGRGKGGKGLGKGGAKRHRKVLRDNIQGITKPAIRRLARRGGVKRISGLIYEETRGVLKVFLENVIRDAVTYTEHAKRKTVTAMDVVYALKRQGRTRTLHLXIRSRKRSCSGFGFPLTMARTKQTARKSTGGKAPRKQLATKAARKSAPATGGVKKPHRYRPGTVALREIRRYQKSTELLIRKLPFQRLVREIAQDFKTDLRFQSSAVMALQEASEAYLVGLFEDTNLCLVFALVGSMSGRGKGGKGLGKGGAKRHRKVLRDNIQGITKPAIRRLARRGGVKRISGLIYEETRGVLKVFLENVIRDAVTYTEHAKRKTVTAMDVVYALKRQGRTLYGFGG, translated from the exons ATGTCTGGTCGCGGCAAAGGCGGGAAGGGCCTTGGCAAGGGCGGCGCCAAGCGGCACCGCAAGGTCCTGCGCGACAACATCCAGGGCATCACCAAGCCCGCCATCCGGCGCCTGGCCCGCCGCGGCGGTGTCAAGCGCATCTCGGGTCTCATCTACGAGGAGACCCGCGGCGTGCTGAAGGTCTTCCTGGAGAACGTGATCCGCGACGCCGTCACGTACACGGAGCACGCCAAGCGCAAGACGGTCACGGCCATGGACGTGGTGTACGCGCTCAAGCGCCAGGGCCGCAC GAGGACTTTGCATTTATAAATACGATCGCGTAAGCGTTCCTGCTCTGGTTTCGGTTTCCCGTTAACTATGGCTCGTACAAAGCAGACGGCGCGCAAGTCCACGGGCGGCAAGGCCCCGCGCAAGCAGCTGGCCACCAAGGCGGCCCGCAAGAGCGCGCCGGCCACGGGCGGCGTGAAGAAGCCGCACCGCTACCGGCCCGGCACCGTCGCGCTGCGCGAGATCCGCCGCTACCAGAAGTCCACCGAGCTGCTGATCCGCAAGCTGCCGTTCCAGCGGCTGGTGCGCGAGATCGCGCAGGACTTCAAGACGGACCTGCGCTTCCAGAGCTCGGCCGTGATGGCGCTGCAGGAGGCGAGCGAGGCCTACCTGGTGGGGCTGTTTGAGGACACCAACCTGTGC TTGGTTTTTGCTCTTGTTGGCAGCATGTCTGGTCGTGGCAAGGGCGGTAAGGGCCTTGGCAAGGGCGGCGCCAAGCGGCACCGCAAGGTCCTGCGCGACAACATCCAGGGCATCACCAAGCCCGCCATCCGGCGCCTGGCCCGCCGCGGCGGTGTCAAGCGCATCTCGGGTCTCATCTACGAGGAGACCCGCGGCGTGCTGAAGGTCTTCCTGGAGAACGTGATCCGCGACGCCGTCACGTACACGGAGCACGCCAAGCGCAAGACGGTCACGGCCATGGACGTGGTGTACGCGCTCAAGCGCCAGGGCCGCACGCTCTACGGCTTCGGCGGCTGA
- the LOC101617764 gene encoding histone H1.3 has translation MSETAPAAPAAPAPAEKTPVKKKPKKAAGSGAKRKPAGPPVSELLVKAVGASKERSGVSLAALKKALAAAGYDVEKNNSRIKLGLKSLVSKGTLVQTKGTGASGSFKLNKKAAAGEAKPKAKKAGAAKAKKPAGAAKKPKKATGAATPKKVAKKTPKKAKKPAAGAAAKKVAKSPKKPKAAGAKKAAKSPAKAKAPKPKAAKPKTSKPKVTKAKKTAPRKK, from the coding sequence ATGTCGGAGACCGcgcccgccgcccccgccgccccgGCCCCCGCCGAGAAGACACCTGTCAAGAAGAAGCCTAAAAAGGCTGCAGGCTCCGGAGCCAAGCGCAAGCCCGCGGGTCCCCCCGTGTCCGAGCTGCTGGTCAAGGCCGTGGGCGCGTCCAAGGAGCGCAGCGGGGTGTCGCTGGCCGCGCTCAAGAAGGCGCTGGCGGCCGCCGGCTACGACGTGGAGAAGAACAACAGCCGCATCAAGCTGGGGCTCAAGAGCCTGGTGAGCAAGGGCACCCTGGTGCAGACCAAGGGCACCGGCGCCTCCGGCTCCTTCAAGCTCAACAAGAAGGCCGCGGCGGGCGAGGCCAAGCCCAAGGCCAAGAAAGCCGGCGCCGCCAAGGCCAAGAAGCCCGCGGGCGCGGCCAAGAAGCCCAAGAAAGCCACGGGCGCCGCCACCCCCAAGAAAGTGGCCAAGAAGACCCCGAAGAAGGCCAAGAAGCCCGCGGCAGGTGCTGCGGCCAAGAAAGTGGCCAAGAGCCCCAAGAAGCCCAAGGCTGCTGGTGCAAAAAAGGCGGCCAAGAGTCCAGCTAAGGCCAAGGCCCCCAAGCCGaaggctgcaaagcctaaaacttCCAAGCCAAAGGTCACCAAGGCCAAGAAGACGGCTCCCCGGAAGAAGTAA
- the LOC123454101 gene encoding histone H2B type 1-H: MPDPAKSAPAPKKGSKKAVTKAQKKDGKKRKRSRKESYSVYVYKVLKQVHPDTGISSKAMGIMNSFVNDIFERIAGEASRLAHYNKRSTITSREIQTAVRLLLPGELAKHAVSEGTKAVTKYTSSK; encoded by the coding sequence ATGCCGGATCCAGCGAAGTCGGCGCCGGCCCCAAAGAAGGGCTCGAAGAAGGCGGTGACGAAGGCGCAGAAGAAGGACGGCAAGAAGCGCAAGCGCAGCCGCAAGGAGAGCTACTCGGTGTACGTGTACAAGGTGCTGAAGCAGGTGCACCCCGACACGGGCATCTCGTCGAAGGCCATGGGCATCATGAACTCGTTCGTGAACGACATCTTCGAGCGCATCGCGGGCGAGGCGTCGCGCCTGGCGCACTATAACAAGCGCTCGACCATCACGTCGCGGGAGATCCAGACGGCCGTGCGCCTGCTGCTGCCCGGGGAGCTGGCCAAGCACGCCGTGTCCGAGGGCACCAAGGCCGTCACCAAGTACACCAGCTCTAAGTAG
- the LOC123454110 gene encoding histone H4: MSGRGKGGKGLGKGGAKRHRKVLRDNIQGITKPAIRRLARRGGVKRISGLIYEETRGVLKVFLENVIRDAVTYTEHAKRKTVTAMDVVYALKRQGRTLYGFGG, from the coding sequence ATGTCTGGTCGCGGCAAGGGCGGGAAGGGCCTGGGCAAGGGCGGCGCCAAGCGGCACCGCAAGGTCCTGCGCGACAACATCCAGGGCATCACCAAGCCCGCCATCCGGCGCCTGGCCCGCCGCGGCGGCGTCAAGCGCATCTCGGGCCTCATCTACGAGGAGACCCGCGGCGTGCTGAAGGTCTTCCTGGAGAACGTGATCCGCGACGCCGTCACGTACACGGAGCACGCCAAGCGCAAGACGGTCACGGCCATGGACGTGGTGTACGCGCTCAAGCGCCAGGGCCGCACGCTCTACGGCTTCGGCGGCTGA
- the LOC123454085 gene encoding histone H3 translates to MARTKQTARKSTGGKAPRKQLATKAARKSAPATGGVKKPHRYRPGTVALREIRRYQKSTELLIRKLPFQRLVREIAQDFKTDLRFQSSAVMALQEASEAYLVGLFEDTNLCAIHAKRVTIMPKDIQLARRIRGERA, encoded by the coding sequence ATGGCTCGCACAAAGCAGACGGCCCGCAAATCCACGGGCGGCAAGGCCCCGCGCAAGCAGCTGGCCACCAAGGCGGCCCGCAAGAGCGCGCCGGCCACGGGCGGCGTGAAGAAGCCGCACCGCTACCGGCCCGGCACCGTGGCGCTGCGCGAGATCCGCCGCTACCAGAAGTCCACCGAGCTGCTGATCCGCAAGCTGCCGTTCCAGCGGCTGGTGCGCGAGATCGCGCAGGACTTCAAGACGGACCTGCGCTTCCAGAGCTCGGCCGTGATGGCGCTGCAGGAGGCGAGCGAGGCCTACCTGGTGGGGCTGTTCGAGGACACCAACCTGTGCGCCATCCACGCCAAGAGGGTCACCATCATGCCCAAGGACATCCAGCTGGCGCGCCGCATCCGCGGGGAGAGGGCTTAA
- the LOC101617478 gene encoding histone H2A type 1 has protein sequence MSGRGKQGGKARAKAKTRSSRAGLQFPVGRVHRLLRKGNYAERVGAGAPVYLAAVLEYLTAEILELAGNAARDNKKTRIIPRHLQLAIRNDEELNKLLGKVTIAQGGVLPNIQAVLLPKKTESHHKAKGK, from the coding sequence ATGTCTGGACGTGGCAAACAGGGCGGCAAGGCGCGCGCTAAGGCCAAAACGCGCTCCTCTCGGGCCGGCCTGCAGTTCCCGGTGGGCCGCGTGCACCGGCTGCTCCGCAAGGGCAACTACGCCGAGCGGGTGGGCGCCGGCGCCCCGGTGTACCTGGCGGCCGTGCTCGAGTACCTGACGGCCGAGATCCTGGAGCTGGCGGGCAACGCGGCCCGCGACAACAAGAAGACGCGCATCATCCCGCGCCACCTGCAGCTGGCCATCCGTAACGACGAGGAGCTCAACAAGCTGCTGGGCAAAGTGACGATCGCGCAGGGCGGCGTGCTGCCCAACATCCAGGCCGTGCTGCTGCCCAAGAAGACCGAGAGCCACCACAAGGCCAAGGGCAAGTGA